A single window of Nicotiana sylvestris chromosome 3, ASM39365v2, whole genome shotgun sequence DNA harbors:
- the LOC138887307 gene encoding uncharacterized protein — protein sequence MKAQALADHLAENPIDDEYQPLRTYFPDEEVNSVEAISEDTHAWKMFFDGAVNAKGVGIGAILISPTGQHYPATARLQFFCTNNTVEYEACIMGINMAIDQNVEELLIMGDSDLIIRQAQGEWET from the coding sequence atgaaagcccaggcattagcggatcatttggctgagaacccgattGATGATGAGTACCAACCTTTGAGAacttacttcccagatgaagaagtaaattcagttgaggcaatatctgaagacactcatgcttggaaaatgttctttgatggggcggtaaacgcaaaaggtgttggaattggggcaattttgatctcacccactggtcagcactatccagccACAGCTCGGCTTCAGTTCTTTTGTACAAACAACACCgtcgagtatgaagcttgcattatgggtataaacatggcaatcgaccaaaaTGTCGAAGAGTTGCTGATCATGGGAGACTCAgatctgattatccggcaagcccaaggagaatgggaaacctgA